A stretch of the Engraulis encrasicolus isolate BLACKSEA-1 chromosome 19, IST_EnEncr_1.0, whole genome shotgun sequence genome encodes the following:
- the dhrs7 gene encoding dehydrogenase/reductase SDR family member 7 — protein MCLLDEWLPVDMTVGCMLLIVTAVCVVLQVLRFIFADADFTLLWSASFGHKPESILRGQVVWITGASSGIGEELAYQLAEIGARLVLSARRENELQRVKRECLGRSKLHDEDILVLPLDLLDRTSHEPATATVVEHFGKIDMLINNGGRSQRSLCLETAVEVYEALMELNVLGTVSLTKSVLPHMVQRGVGTVTAVSSVVGIAGAPLATGYAASKHALQGFFNSLRIELADYPGLTISTILPGPVQSQIVQNAFTESLNKPLVETGNQQHKMATSRCARLILCGLANRVKEMWIGQQPFLLYFYVWQYTPTLAWFVTNLLGKKRIQNFKAGLDADSAYFTKPKSQ, from the exons ATGTGTCTATTAGATGAATGGTTACCAGTGGATATGACTGTCGGATGCATGCTTCTCATTGTCACAGCAGTTTGTGTAGTGTTGCAGGTGCTGCGTTTCATCTTCGCTGATGCTGACTTCACTTTGCTGTGGTCAGCTTCTTTTGGACACAAACCTG AGTCTATTCTGAGGGGTCAGGTAGTGTGGATCACGGGCGCGTCCAGTGGCATCGGCGAAGAGCTGGCCTATCAACTAGCAGAGATTGGAGCTCGGCTGGTCTTGTCAGCACGCCGAGAGAATGAACTacagagagtgaaaagagaaTGTTTGG GACGATCTAAACTACATGATGAGGATATCCTAGTTCTCCCACTTGATCTACTGGACAGGACGTCCCATGAGCCTGCAACAGCAACTGTTGTGGAGCATTTTGGAAAA ATTGACATGCTCATAAACAATGGTGGACGTAGCCAGCGGTCGCTGTGTCTAGAGACTGCCGTGGAGGTGTATGAGGCCCTGATGGAGCTCAACGTCCTGGGCACCGTGTCCCTCACCAAGAGCGTGCTGCCCCACATGGTCCAGAGGGGTGTTGGTACTGTGACTGCTGTCAGCAGTGTGGTGGGCATCGCAGGGGCTCCGCTGGCCACCGGCTACGCTGCCAGCAAACACGCCTTGCAG GGTTTCTTTAATTCGTTGAGGATAGAGCTGGCTGATTATCCTGGCCTCACCATCAGCACCATTCTCCCAGGGCCGGTGCAGTCCCAAATAGTCCAGAATGCCTTTACTGAGTCGCTTAATAAG ccattgGTTGAGACAGGGAACCAGCAGCACAAGATGGCCACCTCTCGCTGTGCACGCCTCATCTTGTGTGGCTTGGCCAATCGAGTGAAAGAGATGTGGATTGGCCAGCAGCCATTTCTTTTGTATTTCTACGTGTGGCAGTACACACCTACGTTAGCCTGGTTTGTGACGAACCTATTGGGCAAGAAGAGAATTCAGAACTTCAAGGCTGGACTG GATGCTGACTCTGCTTACTTCACAAAGCCAAAATCTCAATGA